In Crateriforma spongiae, the following are encoded in one genomic region:
- a CDS encoding TolC family protein encodes MLSSRSINRIAIALVLALTPTALALGQESLLPDSDASFARMMMLIASGDEGPTDSGSGDEADEAEANGRDGAAGENDSAGVENETPEFTPIEIFDPQVTQATTLTIADVVASLYRHYPKVIEARQEPAVARGELVAAYGAYDTKLQGYSLNEAMGFYENYRHGIGVVRQSWWGTYLSAGYRIGRGSFQPWYKERETNKGGEFKLGLGQPLLRGFAIDPQRVAVFQASIDTFAAEPKILQALLDASRDAANSYWEWVTAGAILQAQQELLTLAETRGEQFKILVDAGKFAEIDLILNEQLIAERRGKVLESQRKFQASAFKLALYLRNDVGNPLIPPAQWVPRQFPAVTAPPQENFNDQLSAALARRPEPQLYQYQIRQVELDRRLACNDRLPRLDLIGEISQDMGEAATSSRDKGDFQLVIGVEGEVPLQRRKALGKIQSTTAKIRQLTEKLRLQRDQIATEIQIARNALELSSRVVDQAEVSLEAAIESLDRYSFAFERGKVDLIYLNLLETKANETEIKLIEAQRDWFDALADYQVALGLDPLDQAMNVAALPPSDLPKAGRTLLHEQQPDDLIDPEEFESDWEKHTAPIE; translated from the coding sequence ATGTTGTCCTCACGATCGATCAATCGCATCGCCATAGCGCTGGTTCTTGCGCTGACGCCGACGGCGTTAGCCCTGGGGCAAGAATCATTGCTTCCCGATTCAGACGCGTCTTTTGCGCGAATGATGATGCTGATCGCTTCCGGAGATGAAGGCCCCACCGATAGCGGTTCCGGCGATGAGGCGGACGAAGCCGAGGCCAATGGTCGCGATGGAGCGGCGGGTGAAAATGACTCCGCGGGTGTGGAGAACGAAACACCGGAATTCACGCCGATTGAGATCTTTGATCCACAGGTCACGCAGGCCACCACACTGACGATTGCCGATGTTGTCGCGAGCCTTTATCGACACTACCCCAAGGTGATCGAAGCCAGGCAAGAGCCCGCCGTTGCTCGGGGCGAATTAGTGGCAGCTTATGGCGCGTACGACACCAAACTGCAGGGTTATTCGCTGAACGAAGCCATGGGGTTTTACGAGAATTACCGGCACGGGATCGGCGTGGTTCGGCAATCCTGGTGGGGGACCTATTTGTCGGCCGGATATCGAATCGGACGCGGTTCGTTCCAGCCTTGGTACAAGGAACGAGAGACCAACAAGGGGGGTGAGTTCAAGCTTGGTTTGGGGCAACCGCTGCTGCGAGGCTTTGCGATTGATCCTCAGCGGGTCGCGGTGTTCCAGGCATCGATTGACACCTTCGCCGCAGAACCCAAGATTCTGCAGGCTCTGCTTGATGCGTCGCGCGATGCCGCCAACAGCTATTGGGAATGGGTCACCGCGGGAGCCATTTTGCAGGCTCAACAAGAACTGTTGACCCTTGCGGAAACTCGTGGCGAACAGTTCAAGATATTGGTTGATGCCGGAAAGTTCGCGGAGATTGATTTGATCCTGAACGAACAGTTGATCGCCGAACGTCGCGGCAAGGTTTTGGAATCGCAACGTAAATTCCAGGCGTCCGCGTTCAAACTAGCACTTTACTTGCGAAACGACGTGGGCAACCCATTGATACCACCGGCGCAATGGGTCCCCCGTCAATTCCCGGCGGTGACGGCGCCTCCACAGGAGAACTTCAACGATCAGCTTTCCGCCGCTTTGGCACGTCGACCCGAACCACAACTGTATCAATACCAAATTCGCCAAGTCGAATTGGACCGCAGGCTGGCGTGCAACGATCGATTGCCGCGTCTGGATCTGATCGGTGAAATCTCACAGGACATGGGGGAAGCGGCGACGTCGTCGCGAGACAAAGGCGATTTTCAGTTGGTCATCGGCGTCGAGGGCGAGGTACCGCTGCAGCGTCGCAAAGCACTCGGGAAGATTCAATCAACAACCGCAAAGATCCGACAGTTGACGGAGAAACTGCGTCTTCAACGCGACCAGATCGCAACCGAGATTCAGATCGCGCGAAATGCACTTGAATTGTCCAGTCGCGTCGTCGATCAAGCGGAAGTCTCTCTGGAAGCCGCCATCGAATCGCTCGATCGATATAGCTTTGCGTTCGAACGTGGCAAAGTCGACTTGATCTATTTGAACCTATTGGAAACCAAAGCCAACGAGACGGAGATCAAGTTGATCGAAGCTCAGCGTGATTGGTTCGACGCGTTGGCCGACTATCAAGTCGCTTTGGGCTTGGACCCACTTGATCAAGCCATGAACGTCGCTGCCCTGCCCCCATCGGATCTACCCAAGGCCGGTCGCACTCTGCTGCACGAACAGCAACCAGACGACCTTATCGACCCCGAAGAATTTGAAAGCGATTGGGAAAAGCACACCGCACCCATCGAATGA
- a CDS encoding HlyD family secretion protein — MRSAQLLWSDFPALQLVRTGRMVRLAGKLTFVALVISITAMMLLPWRQTAQGVGNVVALDPQNRPQPVMSPAKGVVSYVKPGLREGSFVEQGEVVLRMTPFAANNISQLETQIATSRAKVEAYTLAKSNAEMNKERQEDANLRTMESLQEELNATKAKWEQAISEVGAVEAELRDKQRKFEVDRAVATRGLVPDVELNSSRQAYEAAKQKLAKSQQYAEEAEANYIGKQRSLEAKKGELDIKLREAEQKVLKEQTMLQSALKELSELENKRDEFNRLEVQAPRSGYIQQWYGLAGSDTVKEGDQLFVIVPDAAELAVEMKVSGNDMPLVSEGDHVRLQFEGWPAVQFVGWPSVAVGTFGGKVNRVFPTDDGLGNFRVVVTPEKNFAHDTDWPDRRYLRQGVRANGWILLRRVKLGYEIWRQLNGFPPVVASEEPKEKLSKVPLPK, encoded by the coding sequence ATGAGATCTGCACAATTGCTTTGGTCGGATTTTCCCGCTTTGCAACTGGTGCGTACCGGTCGCATGGTGCGTCTGGCGGGAAAGCTGACGTTCGTCGCTTTGGTGATCAGCATCACTGCGATGATGTTATTGCCATGGCGTCAAACCGCGCAAGGCGTGGGAAACGTGGTTGCACTGGACCCTCAAAACCGTCCGCAACCGGTGATGAGTCCTGCGAAGGGCGTGGTCAGTTATGTGAAGCCCGGTTTGCGCGAAGGCAGCTTTGTCGAACAGGGCGAAGTCGTCCTGCGCATGACACCTTTCGCAGCCAACAACATCAGCCAACTTGAAACGCAGATCGCCACGTCTCGCGCAAAAGTTGAAGCGTATACCCTGGCGAAAAGCAATGCAGAAATGAACAAGGAACGTCAGGAAGACGCCAACTTGCGAACAATGGAATCGCTGCAGGAAGAACTAAATGCGACCAAAGCTAAATGGGAACAAGCGATTTCAGAAGTCGGTGCGGTCGAAGCAGAATTGCGTGACAAACAACGAAAGTTCGAAGTCGATAGGGCCGTGGCCACGCGTGGCTTGGTTCCCGACGTCGAATTGAACTCTTCACGCCAGGCCTACGAGGCTGCAAAACAAAAGTTGGCCAAGTCACAGCAGTATGCGGAGGAAGCCGAAGCCAACTACATCGGCAAACAGCGATCGTTGGAAGCCAAGAAGGGCGAGCTGGATATCAAGTTGCGCGAGGCAGAGCAGAAGGTTCTGAAAGAACAAACGATGCTTCAAAGCGCGCTGAAAGAACTCAGCGAACTGGAAAACAAGCGTGACGAATTCAATCGATTGGAAGTCCAGGCCCCGCGCAGCGGTTATATCCAACAGTGGTACGGCTTGGCGGGAAGCGACACCGTCAAAGAAGGCGACCAGCTGTTTGTCATCGTCCCTGACGCGGCGGAGTTGGCTGTGGAGATGAAGGTCAGCGGCAACGATATGCCGCTGGTAAGCGAAGGCGATCACGTACGATTGCAATTCGAAGGATGGCCGGCGGTTCAATTTGTCGGGTGGCCATCGGTCGCCGTGGGGACTTTTGGTGGAAAGGTCAATCGCGTCTTTCCGACCGATGACGGCTTGGGCAACTTTCGCGTGGTGGTCACCCCCGAGAAAAATTTTGCCCACGATACCGACTGGCCGGATCGCCGCTACCTGCGCCAGGGTGTTCGTGCCAACGGCTGGATCCTACTTCGGCGTGTGAAACTGGGTTATGAGATCTGGCGACAACTCAACGGTTTTCCGCCGGTCGTTGCCTCGGAAGAACCCAAAGAAAAGCTGTCCAAGGTTCCGTTGCCGAAGTAA